Proteins encoded within one genomic window of Xylophilus sp. GOD-11R:
- the murU gene encoding N-acetylmuramate alpha-1-phosphate uridylyltransferase MurU, producing the protein MEAPIIHRVHRSSSPSPYPAIVLAAGRGSRMRPLTDTCPKPLLPLAGKPLMQWTLEAMARDGIGDVVVNTGWLWQQIPDRLGDGSALGLRIAYSHEAHDFGDALETAGGIVRALPLLANEVFWVAAGDVFAPDFVFDPAAAARFAAGDALAHLWLVPNPPQHPQGDFHLRDDGIATAPPADDPAPRLTYSTIGLYRAELFGAPWCDIPPGNPAGIAAPLAPLLRAAMAQGRVTAERHDGRWADVGTPERLEQWQAIMLTTPQQQPPQDLNP; encoded by the coding sequence ATGGAAGCGCCGATAATCCACCGCGTGCATCGCTCGTCTTCGCCTTCCCCCTATCCCGCCATCGTCCTGGCCGCCGGCCGCGGCTCCCGCATGCGGCCCCTCACCGACACCTGCCCCAAGCCGCTGCTGCCGCTGGCCGGCAAGCCGCTGATGCAGTGGACGCTCGAAGCCATGGCCCGTGACGGCATCGGCGATGTCGTCGTCAACACCGGCTGGCTCTGGCAGCAGATACCGGACCGCCTCGGTGACGGCAGCGCCCTCGGCCTGCGCATCGCCTATTCCCATGAAGCTCACGACTTCGGCGATGCGCTCGAAACCGCCGGCGGCATCGTCCGCGCCCTGCCCTTGCTGGCCAACGAGGTGTTCTGGGTCGCAGCCGGCGACGTGTTCGCACCCGATTTCGTCTTCGATCCTGCCGCTGCAGCCCGCTTCGCCGCCGGCGACGCCCTCGCCCATCTGTGGCTGGTACCCAATCCGCCGCAGCACCCCCAAGGCGACTTCCACCTGCGCGACGACGGCATCGCCACCGCGCCGCCTGCAGACGACCCGGCGCCGCGCCTGACCTATTCCACCATCGGCCTCTACCGCGCCGAGCTGTTCGGCGCGCCCTGGTGCGACATCCCGCCCGGCAACCCCGCAGGCATCGCCGCCCCGCTCGCGCCCCTGCTGCGCGCGGCCATGGCGCAAGGCCGGGTCACCGCCGAACGCCACGACGGCCGCTGGGCCGATGTCGGCACGCCCGAGCGGCTGGAACAATGGCAGGCGATCATGCTGACGACGCCACAGCAGCAGCCCCCGCAGGACCTCAACCCATGA
- the acpA gene encoding acid phosphatase, with protein sequence MSLNVPSRLLPIAALVAGLSACGGSNSPVVTTTTSGVVTGSYYQSALVCIDTNLNARCDTGETSTRTDAAGAYSLSQVGSGAVVAEIGTDAKRYDPDTKTTTAVTQALVFRAPAQANGVVSALSTELVALMDRGQSFEAARATLATRLGVSADTVLANHNTMTDAVAKGTIKGEIAQMTSRIASTVAAAGTGDRVAAMSKSLALDDDLANVQTVVVIYAENRGFDNLYGLFPGANGVPGVNPSSDGVITAQKDFDGSTLATLPPTWGGLTAAGQTPVITQAETVGWANKPFQIDAAAGVQNTGKVVPQSVITRDLVHRFYNNQMQINGGANDRFTAYSDAGSLSMGYYDGSSMALWKIAQQYTLADNFFMGAFGGSFLNHQYLICACAPEYPNADTATAHPSISAVDPDSAGQFVRLTPSSSNPSSVLNGAPVYQADGTITPKDAAGKFYAVNTMQPPYQPSSNAPASSDSTRLFATTTSATTLPPQTATNIGDLLSAKGVNWAWYAGAWNSTLANATSATRTTFASPPNFQFHHQPFNYFADLDPTTHAADRSAHLRDFDTQFLADAAAGTLPAVTFYKPQGNLNQHAGYADVASGDAHIASVIEKLKQSPQWKNMVVVVTYDENGGFYDHAKVPKADRWGPGTRIPAIIVSPYARKGYVDKTQYDTASILRLITRRFGLPKLAGITQRDQGLIANGYVPMGDLTGALDFAQ encoded by the coding sequence ATGTCCTTGAACGTCCCTTCGCGCCTGCTGCCCATCGCGGCACTGGTCGCCGGCCTGTCGGCCTGCGGCGGCAGCAACTCTCCCGTCGTCACCACGACGACCTCCGGTGTCGTCACCGGCAGCTACTACCAGAGCGCCCTGGTCTGCATCGACACCAACCTCAACGCCCGCTGCGACACCGGCGAGACCAGCACCCGCACCGACGCCGCTGGCGCCTACAGCCTGTCGCAGGTCGGCTCGGGCGCGGTCGTGGCCGAGATCGGCACCGACGCCAAGCGCTACGACCCCGACACCAAAACCACCACCGCCGTCACCCAGGCACTGGTCTTTCGCGCGCCGGCCCAGGCCAACGGCGTGGTCAGCGCGCTGTCGACCGAGCTCGTGGCGCTGATGGACCGCGGCCAGAGCTTCGAAGCCGCCCGCGCCACCCTGGCCACCCGCCTCGGCGTATCGGCCGACACGGTGCTGGCCAACCACAACACCATGACCGATGCCGTCGCCAAGGGCACGATCAAGGGCGAAATCGCCCAGATGACCAGCCGCATCGCGAGCACCGTGGCCGCCGCCGGCACGGGTGACCGCGTGGCCGCCATGTCGAAGAGCCTGGCGCTCGACGACGACCTGGCCAACGTGCAGACCGTGGTCGTCATCTACGCCGAAAACCGCGGCTTCGACAACCTCTACGGCCTGTTCCCCGGCGCCAACGGCGTGCCGGGCGTGAACCCGAGCTCCGACGGCGTCATCACCGCGCAGAAAGATTTCGACGGCTCCACCCTGGCCACCCTGCCGCCCACCTGGGGTGGCCTCACCGCCGCCGGCCAGACCCCGGTCATCACCCAGGCCGAAACCGTCGGCTGGGCCAACAAGCCCTTCCAGATCGATGCTGCCGCCGGCGTGCAGAACACCGGCAAGGTCGTGCCGCAATCGGTCATCACGCGTGACCTGGTGCACCGCTTCTACAACAACCAGATGCAGATCAACGGCGGCGCCAACGACCGCTTCACCGCCTACTCCGACGCCGGCAGTCTCTCCATGGGCTACTACGACGGCAGCAGCATGGCGCTGTGGAAGATCGCGCAGCAATACACGCTGGCCGACAACTTCTTCATGGGCGCGTTCGGTGGTTCCTTTCTGAACCACCAATACCTCATCTGCGCCTGCGCACCGGAATACCCCAACGCCGACACCGCCACGGCGCACCCCAGCATCTCGGCCGTCGATCCCGACAGCGCCGGCCAATTCGTGCGCCTGACGCCCTCGAGCAGCAACCCATCCAGCGTGCTCAACGGCGCCCCGGTCTACCAGGCCGACGGCACCATCACGCCGAAGGACGCCGCCGGCAAGTTCTACGCGGTCAACACCATGCAGCCGCCCTACCAGCCGAGCAGCAACGCGCCGGCGTCGAGCGACAGCACCCGCCTGTTCGCCACCACCACCAGCGCCACCACCCTGCCGCCGCAGACTGCCACCAACATCGGCGATCTGCTCAGCGCCAAGGGCGTCAACTGGGCCTGGTACGCCGGCGCCTGGAACAGCACGCTGGCCAACGCCACCTCGGCCACCCGCACCACCTTCGCGAGCCCGCCGAACTTCCAGTTCCATCACCAGCCGTTCAACTACTTCGCCGACCTGGATCCGACCACGCACGCGGCCGACCGCAGCGCCCACCTGCGTGACTTCGACACCCAGTTCCTGGCCGATGCCGCCGCCGGCACCCTGCCCGCGGTCACGTTCTACAAGCCGCAAGGCAACCTGAACCAGCACGCCGGTTACGCCGACGTCGCCTCGGGCGATGCGCACATCGCCTCGGTCATCGAAAAGCTGAAACAAAGCCCGCAGTGGAAGAACATGGTCGTGGTCGTCACCTACGACGAAAACGGCGGTTTCTACGACCACGCCAAGGTGCCCAAGGCCGACCGCTGGGGTCCGGGCACGCGTATCCCGGCAATCATCGTGTCGCCGTATGCACGCAAGGGTTACGTCGACAAGACGCAATACGACACGGCGTCGATCCTGCGTTTGATTACGCGTCGTTTCGGGCTGCCGAAACTGGCCGGGATTACCCAGCGGGACCAAGGCTTGATCGCCAATGGCTATGTGCCGATGGGCGATCTGACCGGAGCCCTGGACTTCGCGCAATAA
- a CDS encoding cytochrome-c peroxidase — translation MSSSRLLSLAALLAVLVLPGCQRPTESNAPPAASPTTTTAEKPRPAGADGIYAVTLARQPSAAEMAVVGRAMFSDPGLSASGQMSCASCHSPQHAYGPPDDLAVQHGGPDGKQPGVRAVPSLRYLQTVTAFSEHHFDNDGDDSVDAGPTGGHTWDGRSDSTHAQAAVPLLSTYEMANASPAEVVARLRRAPYADQFRATFGQDIFDDDTKAFRWASMALEVFQETPEEFYPFDSKFDAVLRKQAKFTAQEARGQALFNDEKKGNCASCHISAFTSDGGFPLFSDFGLIAIGVPRNPAIPANADPAYFDLGLCGPLRTDLQDRPEFCGLFRTPSLRNVSTRHVFMHNGVFHSLDEVLRFYVQRDVRPERFYPRKPDGSVARYDDLPAKYHGNLNADAPFDREPGQRPVWSEADIRDVVAFLKTLDDGWRSH, via the coding sequence ATGAGCTCATCGCGCCTGCTGTCCCTCGCCGCCCTGCTGGCGGTTCTCGTCCTGCCGGGTTGCCAGCGGCCCACCGAGTCCAACGCGCCGCCGGCCGCATCGCCCACCACCACTACGGCCGAAAAGCCGCGCCCGGCGGGTGCCGACGGCATCTACGCGGTGACCCTGGCGCGCCAGCCGAGCGCGGCCGAGATGGCGGTGGTGGGGCGCGCGATGTTCTCGGATCCGGGCCTGTCGGCCTCGGGCCAGATGTCCTGCGCCAGCTGCCACAGCCCGCAGCACGCCTACGGTCCGCCCGACGACCTGGCGGTGCAGCACGGCGGCCCCGACGGCAAGCAGCCCGGCGTGCGGGCCGTGCCCTCGCTGCGCTACCTGCAGACGGTCACGGCCTTCAGCGAACACCACTTCGACAACGACGGCGACGACAGCGTCGATGCGGGCCCCACCGGCGGCCACACCTGGGACGGCCGTTCGGATTCCACCCACGCGCAGGCAGCGGTGCCGTTGCTGTCGACCTACGAGATGGCCAATGCCTCGCCCGCCGAGGTCGTCGCCAGGCTGCGCCGCGCGCCGTATGCGGACCAGTTCCGCGCGACCTTCGGCCAGGACATCTTCGACGACGACACCAAGGCCTTCCGCTGGGCCTCGATGGCGCTGGAGGTGTTCCAGGAAACGCCGGAGGAGTTCTATCCCTTCGACAGCAAGTTCGACGCGGTGCTGCGCAAGCAGGCCAAATTCACCGCGCAGGAAGCGCGCGGCCAGGCGCTGTTCAACGACGAGAAAAAAGGCAACTGCGCTTCCTGCCACATCAGCGCGTTCACCTCCGACGGCGGCTTTCCGCTGTTCTCCGATTTCGGGCTGATCGCCATCGGCGTGCCACGCAATCCGGCGATTCCGGCCAATGCCGATCCGGCGTATTTCGACCTCGGCCTGTGTGGCCCGCTGCGCACCGATCTGCAGGACCGGCCCGAGTTCTGCGGCCTGTTCCGCACGCCTTCGCTGCGCAATGTGTCGACCCGCCACGTCTTCATGCACAACGGTGTCTTCCACTCGCTCGACGAGGTGCTGCGCTTCTACGTGCAGCGCGATGTGCGACCCGAGCGCTTCTACCCGCGCAAGCCCGACGGCAGCGTGGCGCGATACGACGATCTGCCGGCCAAATACCACGGCAACCTCAACGCCGACGCGCCCTTCGACCGGGAGCCGGGACAGCGTCCGGTATGGAGCGAAGCCGATATCCGCGACGTCGTGGCCTTCCTGAAAACGCTCGACGACGGCTGGCGTTCGCATTGA
- the tkt gene encoding transketolase: MVSSPQLANAIRALAMDAVQQANSGHPGAPMGMADMATALWTQHLKHNPANPQWFDRDRFVLSNGHASMLLYAVLHLSGYDLPVSELRNFRQLHSKTPGHPEFGYTAGVETTTGPLGQGITNAVGFALAEKLLAAEFNREGHAIVDHHTYAFLGDGCLMEGISHEAAALAGAWKLNKLVALYDDNGISIDGPVSPWFVDDTPARFRAYGWNVIGPVDGHDGEAIAAAIGSAKTSATAPTLIVCKTAIGKGSPNRAGTAKAHGEPLGAAEIELTRAALEWTSVPFEIPAEIQSAWDARDAGAKAEAAWQKRFDAYAAAHPALAAEFTRRMKGELPKNFAQTAVDAAVAAHTKAETVASRKASQIALEAFTAALPEMLGGSADLTGSNLTNTSSTAPLRIDETGTVVLGATAAGLPVIGRHINYGVREFGMAAIMNGVALHGGYIPYGGTFLTFSDYSRNAIRMAALMKLRVVHVFTHDSIGLGEDGPTHQSVEHAASLRLIPNLDVWRPGDTAETAVAWAVALENATRPTALLLSRQNLPYAPKRDLGDISRGAYVLSEPKDVGLNRKPVAVILATGSEVQLALKAQEILARAKVAVRVVSVPSTTAFDRQDVAYKKSVLPAGMPRVAVEAGVTDGWWKYGCDAVIGLDRYGESAPANVLFPLFGFTADNVAATVRKVLTTKRR; this comes from the coding sequence ATGGTCTCCTCCCCGCAACTGGCCAACGCAATCCGTGCGCTGGCAATGGACGCAGTACAACAGGCCAATTCCGGCCATCCGGGCGCGCCGATGGGCATGGCCGACATGGCCACCGCGCTCTGGACCCAGCACCTCAAGCACAACCCGGCCAACCCGCAGTGGTTCGACCGCGACCGCTTCGTGCTGTCCAACGGCCACGCCTCGATGCTGCTCTACGCGGTGCTGCACCTCAGCGGCTACGACCTGCCGGTGAGCGAGCTGCGCAACTTCCGCCAGTTGCACAGCAAGACCCCCGGTCATCCGGAATTCGGCTACACCGCCGGCGTCGAGACCACCACCGGCCCGCTGGGCCAGGGCATCACCAACGCGGTGGGCTTCGCCCTCGCCGAGAAGCTGCTGGCTGCCGAGTTCAATCGCGAAGGCCATGCCATCGTCGACCATCACACCTACGCCTTCCTGGGCGACGGCTGCCTGATGGAAGGCATCAGCCACGAGGCCGCAGCCCTGGCCGGTGCCTGGAAGCTCAACAAGCTCGTCGCGCTCTACGACGACAACGGCATCTCCATCGACGGCCCGGTCTCGCCCTGGTTCGTCGACGATACCCCGGCGCGTTTCCGCGCCTACGGCTGGAACGTCATCGGCCCGGTCGACGGCCATGACGGCGAAGCCATCGCCGCGGCCATCGGCAGCGCCAAGACCTCGGCCACCGCGCCGACGCTCATCGTCTGCAAGACCGCCATCGGCAAGGGTTCGCCCAACCGCGCCGGCACGGCCAAGGCGCACGGCGAGCCGCTCGGCGCCGCCGAGATCGAACTCACCCGCGCGGCCCTCGAATGGACCTCGGTGCCCTTCGAGATTCCGGCCGAGATCCAGTCCGCCTGGGACGCCCGCGATGCCGGTGCCAAGGCAGAAGCCGCCTGGCAGAAGCGCTTCGACGCCTACGCCGCCGCGCACCCGGCGCTGGCCGCCGAGTTCACCCGACGCATGAAGGGCGAGCTGCCGAAGAACTTCGCGCAGACCGCGGTCGACGCCGCCGTGGCCGCCCACACCAAGGCCGAGACGGTCGCCAGCCGCAAGGCCAGCCAGATCGCCCTGGAAGCCTTCACCGCCGCGTTGCCCGAAATGCTTGGCGGCAGCGCCGACCTGACCGGCTCCAACCTCACCAACACCTCCAGCACCGCGCCGCTGCGCATCGACGAAACCGGCACCGTGGTGCTGGGCGCGACGGCCGCCGGCCTGCCGGTGATCGGCCGCCACATCAACTACGGCGTGCGCGAGTTCGGCATGGCCGCCATCATGAACGGCGTGGCCCTGCACGGCGGCTACATCCCTTACGGCGGCACCTTCCTCACCTTCAGCGACTACAGCCGCAACGCCATCCGCATGGCCGCGCTGATGAAGCTGCGCGTGGTGCACGTGTTCACCCACGACTCCATCGGCCTGGGCGAAGACGGCCCCACCCACCAGTCGGTGGAGCATGCGGCCAGCCTGCGCCTGATACCCAACCTGGACGTCTGGCGTCCGGGCGACACCGCCGAGACGGCGGTCGCCTGGGCGGTCGCCCTGGAAAACGCCACGCGCCCGACCGCGCTGCTGCTGTCGCGCCAGAACCTGCCCTACGCGCCCAAGCGCGACCTCGGCGATATCAGCCGCGGCGCCTACGTGCTGTCCGAACCCAAGGACGTGGGACTCAACCGCAAGCCCGTCGCCGTCATCCTGGCCACCGGTTCCGAAGTGCAGCTGGCTCTGAAGGCGCAGGAGATCCTGGCGCGCGCCAAGGTCGCGGTACGCGTGGTGTCGGTGCCCAGCACCACCGCCTTCGACCGCCAGGACGTGGCCTACAAGAAGTCCGTGCTGCCGGCCGGCATGCCGCGCGTGGCGGTCGAGGCCGGTGTCACCGACGGCTGGTGGAAATACGGCTGCGACGCGGTCATCGGCCTGGATCGCTACGGCGAATCGGCGCCGGCCAACGTGCTGTTCCCGCTGTTCGGCTTCACCGCCGACAACGTGGCCGCCACGGTCCGCAAGGTGTTGACCACCAAGCGCCGCTGA
- a CDS encoding GNAT family protein, with protein MNVDEVRVSDFPVLRTERLVLREIVHADAPALLGIHGDSTAMHYMFCEPMRDLEESHAWIGRFAAERLAPAPCIRWGIERQSDGAFIGTCGMYDWVQGWRRCSVGYALASFAWGLGYMREAMSALLEWLMGPMQINRVGAEIHPTNTPSLRLARGLGFEVEGTLRQALVWKNQPHDVLLLSLIRPDFDSAALVSHHP; from the coding sequence ATGAACGTCGATGAAGTTCGGGTGAGTGACTTCCCCGTGCTGCGCACGGAGCGTCTGGTGCTGCGCGAGATCGTGCATGCCGACGCGCCGGCGCTGCTGGGCATCCACGGCGACAGCACGGCCATGCACTACATGTTCTGCGAGCCGATGCGGGACCTGGAAGAATCGCATGCCTGGATCGGTCGTTTCGCCGCCGAGCGGCTCGCGCCGGCGCCCTGCATCCGCTGGGGCATCGAGCGGCAGTCCGACGGCGCCTTCATCGGCACCTGCGGCATGTACGACTGGGTCCAGGGCTGGCGCCGCTGCTCCGTCGGTTATGCGCTGGCCAGTTTCGCGTGGGGGCTGGGTTACATGCGCGAGGCGATGTCGGCGCTGCTCGAATGGCTCATGGGCCCGATGCAGATCAACCGCGTCGGCGCGGAAATCCATCCCACCAACACCCCATCGCTGCGGCTGGCGCGCGGCCTGGGCTTCGAGGTCGAGGGCACGCTGCGGCAGGCCCTGGTCTGGAAGAACCAGCCGCACGACGTGCTGCTTCTGTCATTGATCCGGCCGGATTTCGATTCGGCCGCACTGGTTTCCCATCATCCTTAA
- the gap gene encoding type I glyceraldehyde-3-phosphate dehydrogenase, with amino-acid sequence MTIKIGINGFGRIGRNVLRSAVQNFSDIEIVGINDLLEPDYLAYMLQYDSVHGRFKGEISVEGSTLIVNGKKIRLTQERDPAALKWNEVGADIVIESTGLFLDKAGAGKHLAAGAKKVIISAPSKDDTPMFVFGVNCKTYAGQDIISNASCTTNCLAPLAKVIHDKWGIKRGLMTTVHATTATQKTVDGPSNKDWRGGRGILENIIPSSTGAAKAVGVVIPELNKKLTGMSFRVPTSDVSVVDLTAELNTAATLDEIKAEIKAQSEGALKGILGYTEDKVVATDFRGDTRTSIFDADASIALDGTFVKLVSWYDNEWGYSNKCLEMVRVVAAK; translated from the coding sequence ATGACCATCAAGATCGGTATCAATGGCTTTGGCCGCATCGGCCGCAACGTGCTGCGTTCCGCCGTGCAGAACTTCTCCGACATCGAGATCGTCGGCATCAACGACCTGCTCGAGCCCGACTATCTGGCCTACATGCTGCAATACGACAGCGTGCACGGTCGCTTCAAGGGCGAGATCTCGGTCGAGGGCAGCACGCTCATCGTCAACGGCAAGAAGATCCGCCTGACCCAGGAACGCGACCCCGCCGCCCTGAAGTGGAACGAGGTCGGTGCCGACATCGTCATCGAATCCACCGGCCTGTTCCTCGACAAGGCCGGTGCCGGCAAGCACCTCGCAGCGGGCGCCAAGAAGGTGATCATCTCGGCGCCGTCGAAGGACGACACCCCCATGTTCGTCTTCGGCGTGAACTGCAAGACCTACGCCGGCCAGGACATCATCTCCAACGCTTCGTGCACCACCAACTGCCTGGCCCCGCTGGCCAAGGTGATCCATGACAAATGGGGCATCAAGCGCGGCCTGATGACCACGGTGCACGCCACCACCGCCACCCAGAAGACGGTGGACGGCCCGAGCAACAAGGACTGGCGCGGCGGCCGCGGCATCCTCGAGAACATCATTCCGTCGTCGACCGGTGCCGCCAAGGCCGTGGGCGTGGTGATTCCCGAGTTGAACAAGAAGCTGACCGGCATGTCCTTCCGCGTGCCGACCTCCGACGTGTCGGTGGTCGACCTGACCGCCGAACTCAACACGGCGGCCACGCTCGACGAGATCAAGGCCGAGATCAAGGCCCAGTCCGAAGGCGCGCTCAAGGGCATCCTGGGCTACACCGAAGACAAGGTCGTCGCCACCGATTTCCGCGGTGACACCCGCACCTCGATCTTCGATGCCGACGCTTCCATCGCGCTCGACGGCACCTTCGTCAAGCTGGTGTCCTGGTACGACAACGAGTGGGGCTACTCGAACAAGTGCCTCGAGATGGTCCGCGTGGTCGCCGCCAAGTAA
- a CDS encoding DUF2076 domain-containing protein: MTPQEHTLLDEFLGRLQAAGTVHKDAEADALIRSRLDGHADSTYLLVQRCLLVERALAEANRQIDMLRQQAQPQGGGSFLGGAPEGFGRAPSQAFSPDPRYEASATPQNQGSHPQAQPQGWRNRWFGGGAQPAAPQAAAPQASGGSSFLGQAATTAAGVAGGMFLFNGIEHLINGGGHNAANASGLMGSGDAGSLGAPMTENITENVFVDDGRAGGDQQQQGFLDGAFDDGASWADNDAADYGDDGDNFV; the protein is encoded by the coding sequence ATGACGCCCCAAGAACACACCCTGCTGGACGAATTCCTCGGCCGGCTGCAGGCCGCCGGCACGGTCCACAAGGACGCCGAAGCCGACGCGCTCATCCGCAGCAGGCTCGACGGCCATGCCGACTCCACCTACCTGCTGGTGCAGCGCTGCCTGCTGGTCGAGCGTGCACTGGCCGAAGCCAACCGCCAGATCGACATGCTGCGCCAGCAAGCCCAGCCGCAGGGCGGCGGCAGCTTCCTCGGCGGTGCGCCCGAAGGCTTCGGTCGTGCACCGTCGCAGGCTTTTTCGCCCGACCCGCGCTACGAAGCCAGCGCCACGCCCCAGAACCAGGGCAGCCATCCCCAGGCCCAACCGCAGGGCTGGCGCAACCGCTGGTTCGGCGGCGGCGCGCAGCCCGCGGCCCCGCAAGCGGCAGCACCCCAAGCGTCCGGCGGCTCCAGCTTTCTCGGCCAGGCGGCCACCACTGCTGCCGGCGTGGCGGGCGGCATGTTCCTCTTCAACGGCATCGAGCATTTGATCAACGGTGGCGGCCACAACGCGGCCAACGCCAGCGGCCTGATGGGCTCGGGCGATGCCGGCTCGCTCGGCGCTCCGATGACGGAAAACATCACCGAGAACGTCTTCGTCGACGACGGCCGGGCGGGCGGCGACCAACAGCAGCAGGGCTTTCTCGACGGCGCCTTCGACGACGGCGCGAGCTGGGCCGACAACGACGCCGCCGACTATGGGGACGACGGCGACAACTTCGTCTGA
- a CDS encoding transglutaminase family protein → MKLQARCAMTLRVAADTPVVAILRPRSGLAQWLAAERYTLEPWVPTTEFVDPYGNLCQRFTVPAGDMCVAVDMTVMTADEIAVAPDAPHTPVEALPDDVLHYLLPSRYCPSDTMAADALRIVGDAAPGYAQAEAIRAWIHANIKYRYGESDASTDGADTLAHGAGVCRDFSHLGVSLCRALQIPARLVVGYLWQLDPMDMHAWFEAFVGGRWYTFDATQAAPRGGRIVLAYGRDAADVAFISDYGPRPLEIAEMKVSVERLDEPAADPRPLGQP, encoded by the coding sequence ATGAAACTCCAGGCCCGTTGCGCCATGACCCTACGGGTCGCGGCCGATACCCCCGTCGTCGCCATCCTCCGCCCACGCAGCGGTCTCGCCCAGTGGCTCGCCGCCGAGCGCTACACGCTCGAGCCCTGGGTGCCCACCACCGAATTCGTCGACCCCTACGGCAATCTCTGCCAGCGCTTCACCGTGCCGGCCGGCGACATGTGCGTGGCCGTCGACATGACGGTAATGACCGCCGACGAGATTGCCGTGGCCCCCGATGCGCCGCACACGCCGGTGGAAGCCTTGCCCGACGACGTGCTGCACTACTTGCTGCCCAGCCGCTATTGCCCGAGCGACACCATGGCCGCCGACGCCCTGCGCATCGTGGGCGACGCGGCGCCCGGCTATGCGCAGGCCGAGGCGATCCGCGCCTGGATCCACGCGAACATCAAATACCGCTACGGCGAGAGCGACGCCAGCACCGACGGGGCCGACACCCTGGCGCACGGTGCCGGCGTTTGCCGCGACTTTTCGCATCTCGGCGTGTCGCTCTGCCGCGCGCTGCAAATTCCGGCGCGCCTCGTGGTGGGCTACCTGTGGCAGCTCGACCCGATGGACATGCACGCCTGGTTCGAGGCCTTCGTCGGCGGCCGCTGGTACACCTTCGACGCCACGCAGGCCGCACCGCGCGGTGGGCGCATCGTGCTGGCCTACGGGCGCGACGCCGCCGACGTGGCCTTCATCTCCGACTACGGGCCGCGCCCGCTGGAGATCGCGGAGATGAAGGTGTCGGTCGAGCGGCTCGACGAGCCCGCCGCCGATCCCAGGCCCTTAGGCCAGCCTTAA
- a CDS encoding MHFG family PEP-CTERM protein, which yields MRSTHVCALAFILFLSLRCAIAATVATCDWHNPGHDPFMGDVPAAVDHYRDIPAATRARLKDRMRRFDYDDVVAIRKHSIAGRSAYEPAIRAMHFGTGRICAEVTRDRWSAGHEERALVYCEDGFCILVPSVCRNVSRIERRAVTAPVASAPPAAAAPEAPASPPMSMVLLDAPATATDMPPPAAGWRPWSPVWHAPPPWLIGGDFPGGSLPPTGPSGPMPNPPPSVTPPTWPAVTPPLPSTPPDIAPPTGPELPPVASVPEPPIWSLFGAGLLLVMATRRRPASTG from the coding sequence ATGCGTTCAACCCATGTCTGCGCCCTCGCCTTTATCCTGTTCCTGAGCCTGCGCTGCGCCATCGCTGCGACCGTGGCGACCTGCGACTGGCACAACCCCGGGCACGACCCCTTCATGGGCGATGTGCCGGCCGCTGTCGATCACTACCGGGACATTCCGGCCGCCACGCGCGCCCGGCTGAAGGACCGGATGCGGCGTTTCGACTACGACGATGTCGTCGCCATCCGCAAGCACAGCATTGCCGGCAGGTCCGCCTACGAACCGGCCATCCGCGCGATGCATTTCGGCACCGGCCGGATTTGCGCCGAAGTCACCCGCGATCGCTGGTCCGCCGGACACGAGGAGCGCGCGCTCGTCTACTGCGAGGACGGCTTCTGCATCCTGGTGCCGTCGGTCTGCCGCAATGTCAGCCGCATCGAGCGCCGTGCGGTCACCGCCCCGGTGGCCTCCGCCCCGCCAGCGGCTGCGGCGCCGGAAGCGCCGGCCAGCCCGCCGATGTCGATGGTTCTGCTCGACGCCCCGGCCACCGCGACCGACATGCCGCCGCCAGCAGCCGGCTGGCGGCCGTGGTCACCGGTCTGGCACGCGCCGCCGCCCTGGTTGATCGGCGGAGATTTCCCTGGTGGCAGCTTGCCGCCGACCGGGCCATCCGGCCCGATGCCGAACCCTCCGCCTTCCGTGACCCCACCGACCTGGCCTGCGGTCACGCCGCCCCTCCCCTCGACCCCGCCCGATATCGCTCCCCCGACCGGACCTGAACTGCCACCGGTCGCATCCGTGCCCGAGCCGCCTATCTGGTCGTTGTTCGGCGCCGGTCTGCTGCTGGTGATGGCGACACGCCGCCGGCCGGCGTCGACCGGCTGA